GTCGACACTTCTTTctctgcctcacacacacacacacacacacacacacacaggttagcTTTCAGCTGATGGTAAACAACATGCTCACTGTCAGTgattttttacaataaaaatactccattacaagtaagaGTCCTGTAAatacaaaagtgtttttaaagtatTCATTGTACAGAAAAATGGACACTGTCATtgtcattatatattatagtaacactttaaacctgcagtaactTTTGTTTAGTTTCCAttagaaacaagtagtgaacacaaatgctccactatgtttactgttttattttggatgcagagtgagtgtgagtgtgacagaCAATGACACTGGAACAAATAATGGTTTCACATTCTCTCTAACATGACCACAGCAAACTTCCTTGAACTTTCAGAGTTGTGAAGTGGGAGTTGAACAAGGACAGACATTAAGGTCAACTGCACAATAGTTTTATGGCTTGAAGAAGACAGACATCCTTTAATTCTATAAAAGAAGTCTATTTTGGATTTTAATTTTTGAGTCAAATATTGAATACAAGTCTTCAATGAGagtctgctgtctgtgtttgattgacaataGCAGGGGGGCCCTACTTTCTACTTCTActgcactgcatttatctccagcagctacaacagtaacatgctgctctaacactgatgcttcactattaataatctaattatgtcatatataataatatatcagtcagagggaccaaaccactacttttactgcaatactttaactacatcaagctcataatacttatgtacttttactgaagtatgAGTATGATGTGAGTgtgagtatttcttccaccactggaaaaTGCAAACTCCAAGACATGAAGAGAAACTAAAGAGCTGCAGACTGTCAACTGATCCAGCTGTTTCCTCAATTCCTCTTGCCCCAGatctcttcctgtttctgtctttatcagCTCCTGCTCCCTGCTCTGACTTATCTCACACATTTACCTGCAGAGACAAAGACTGCTGAAGTTGCTGTAGATATACAAagctgtgcaaaagttttagagTACGTAATAAATCCCACAGGGAAATTCAACtgttacagcagccacttgacatacaaaatacaaaaacaatgaagtagataaacaaatacaagtagggctacatttatatacaattaCAGAATAGACTAactcaaatatgaaaataaatagaataaataaaattgaaactAGATATAACCATGACTAGAATATACTATTTTCTGAGTATACACTGTTAAATTATGTTAATATGTCATaatacactgtacattagtGCAAGTCAGGTGTATATTACTAAGAAAATGTCCAGGATTGTCCATGTACTTTGAATTAAGTTTAGAGTGATGCATGAATAGTTTATATGATGTAcgcatacagtatgttacagtatatatagATTTAGgcatctcagctgcttctgtctcttcatttaatcccagattgactccatgatgttgagatcagggctctgtgggggccagaCCATCTATTGCatgactccttgttcttcttgttgccgTAGATAGTCCTGTATGACTCTGACTGGATGTTTGGGCTTGTTGTCGTGCATTATGTAGAGGAATCTCAACATCTTAAGTGCCTAAAACATCTGCACATTACTGCAGATATTTTATCAGTGTTTCTACATGCATTCTCAGTTCGTTCCCAAAGACACCAGTGTGCAACGTGTGGACTGAGTTCACTGTTTCTCACTCAAACCAGTTACATAACAGGAAGAGTTTCCCTGAAGTCCAGAACAGAAATCAGCTGAaactggtttgtgtgtgtttacatgtcatTGTTATACAATACATAACATCTCAGCACAtataacagacacacacctgactgtCCACAGTGTGTGTCTTTTCACACTGCTCATGTGAATGTTTGTTCTGTTCCAATAACTAATAATCAATTATTTACTGGCTGCTGTTACTTCCTGTGtatctgcaggtgtgtctcCATCTTCTTTGTGGAGTTTCAGGCTCACTTTGGAGCCGACTACTCAACTACAGCGTGGATCCACAGCCTGGTGGACTGCACCACCATGCTCTGTGGTCAGTACTCACACAGGACAGTCACTGTACTGCTCTGGCAAGTACAATACTGGGACTACAAGTAGTGATAGTAGTACTCAATGTGGCATAAGTGATTCCCTAAGCAAGAAGATCTAACAAGAAGAATCAAGTATTGACCagtagatgaaaagtcagaggatcagtTATTAAAATTTATTCtgagaggaacatgaatgtatgaaccaaatttcacagcaacacatccaatagttgagatatttcaataaacaactaACAAAGTTGACCTTGTCGTGGCACTAGAAGACAAGTCCGTCTATTTGCCCAttactttggttcagactgaaagaTCTCAACTACCAGATGGATTGTTAGGACATTTTGTTGAAACATTcaggtccccagaggatgaatcctactgactaaTACTCTTATAAACTATATTACTACTTTGCTGATCTTCTGACTAGTAAAAGTAGTCTCAGTGTACACCAAAACACAATCACTAAACATCTTAAGGTGAGACAAAGGCCAATTGAAAAGATGGGTTTTCAGTTGCTATTTACAAGCTTCTACAGAGACTGCAGACTGAATGTCTGAAGGAGGAGAGTTCCATAGTGTTGGAGCCACAACCTCAAAGGCACAATCACCTTTAGTTTTCAGTTGAAAGCAAGAGACAGCCAGTTGATCCTGGTCAGAGGACCTAAGTGACCTACTGGCGATATAGAGATGGATAAGATCGCTGATGTACTCTGGTGCCTGTCCATGCTGGGCTCTATATGTAAAAACAAGAACCTTAAACTGAATCCTAAACCTGATGGGAAGCCAATGTGAAGAACTGTGATGTGAGTCATCCTGCTGGACCTGGTTAACAGccttgcagcagcattctggaccatCTGTAGACGGTTCAGAGATGACTTGCTGAAACAGGTGAAAAGGGAATTACAATAGTCCAGCTGGGATGATATGGAAGTGTGAATAATAACATTCTAGGTCCGGTTGTGGTACGACAGATGTGAGTTTGGCAATATTTCTTAGGTGGAAAAAACATGTACGGGTCAATGATTTAATATGCTGATCAAATTGCATCGCCTGGTCAAATATAACACTGAGGTTACTTAATTTAGACTGAACAGCTGTGGAAAGGGACCCAATACTCTGAGCAACCTTTGGAGCTATGCTATCTGAGGCTATGATAAGAACCTGTCTTGTCGGTATTAAGCTGTAAGAAGTGGTTTGACATCCAGTCCTTAATGGCAGTCAGACAGCCATGCAGCACAGACAGTTTATTGGAATTATCAGGCTTAAAAGACACATAGAGCTGAATATTGTCGGCGTAACATTGACAGGAAATATCACTACATTTGCTGATAACCTGACCTAAGAGATGCATATATAGAGCAAATAGAATAGGACCCAAAATGGAACCTTGAGGTACACCACAGGAAAGAGCAGTAGTTTCAGACGTGTAAAGACCAAGAGACACAGAAAATGTCCTATctgagaagaaggaggagaaccAGTCCAGGGGGCTCCCTGAGACACCCACACACTGCCTGAGCCTTTCAATCATTATTCTttgatccacagtgtcaaaagctGTGCTAAGATCCAGCAGCACTAAAATGGAGCACTCAGCCACATCAGAAGACATCATTATGTCATTGGAAACTCTGAGAGGAGCAGTTTCGGTGGAATGCTTCTGATGGAAACCTGATTgtaatttatcaaaaatattgtgtgCAGTCAAGACAGCAGTGAGCTGTTTGGCAACAACTTTCTCTaaaattttagaaataaaaggcagcttGAACATAGGCCTGTAGTTATTGGGACTGTGTGGATCAAGGTTAGTTTTTTTCAGGGAGGGCTGAACAACTGCATGTTTGAAGTAAGCTGGGACACAACCAGATAGCAGGAAGCTATTTGTAATAGAAACCAGGCATGGACCAATAGACCCAAGTGCATTTTTAAGCACAGACATGGGTAAAATATCCACAGGACTGGAGGAGGATCTCAAACTACCCACCAGTTCAGTGAGGTCTTGGAGGGAAatgggagaaaaacagtccagaATTTACGGCTGAAAAGCATACTAGCTCTGACATCTCTAATATAATCaacaaagaaggagaaaaaaattgCTGGAATCCTTATTTGGCAAAACAGGCACATCTGGAGGTACCAGAGTGACAATGTTGTTAATAGTGTCAAACAGGACTTTGCAGTTGTGTTTACTGGCGGAGATAAAATTGGAAAAGTAAGAAGCCCTTGCATCTTTAATCATATcatttaactttgttaaaaggTCTTTGTAgtaaagatggtgaacatgctaGTTAGTGGATTTCCACAGTTGCTTTACCCTCCAACATTTATGCCAGAAACAACAAATAGCATCATTTAACCAGGGGGATGAATTTATGGAGGGGACAAATTGCATTTTACAAGGACCACTTTATCCAAAACAGAGGAGCAATGTATGTTAAAAGATTGAACTAGAGACACTGTGTCCGCATGAGAACACAACACCGTGCCTTGTTCAAAAGCTGCAGCAAAGCTGCAAGAGATGTCATCCACATGCAtattaaaatcacaaacagtGATAACTCTGTCCAACCTtatgatggaggataaaatatCACTGAATTCAGATAAAAGAACCGTTAAAACCAGGGGGtcactaaattaaaatacaataaagcgGATCAGAATGACCAACTTTGGTTAACTGCAGTTCAAAAGAGGAGAAGACTCCGGTGCTCACCAAACAAGTCTGAAAACTCTTGAAACATATACTGACACAGCTCCAGTGGGCAGCCTGGTGGGGAACCGCTGGTCCTGTCGGGTGTCGGTGATGCTTGGTggactcctctcctcctgcgGCCTCCTGCTCAGCTCCTTCACCAACAGCCTGGAGACGCTCTACTTCAGCATGGGAGTCCTGACAGGTCAACAACACATCTCCTAACCTTGATCCTGAGCctcttcttttaaaatgtcctcacttaacaaaaatgtcctcactttataaaaatgtcctgGATTTCAGGTCTGGGTTTTGCTCTCTGCTACACTCCAGCCATCGCCATGGTCGGCTGTTACTTCCAGCGGAGGAAGGCATTGGCATATGGTATCGCCATGTCAGGCAGCGGGATTGGCACTTTTGTGCTGGCACCGGCAGTGCAGCTGCTCATTGAACTGTACTCATGGAGGGGGGCATTGCTTATCCTCAGTGCCTTTGTGGGCAACCTCTGCATCTGTGGAGCACTGCTGCGACCAATCACAGTGCGGGAGGAAAAGGGGCAGGAGAGGGCGCCAACAGGGGAGGAGCGACTTGGTGATGAGATAAAATCTTCCATTTGTTATATGTGCTTGCTTATTATCACTTCTTTTCACAGTGAGTACCGCTAGTACATTTAGCACTCGTACCTCCACTTGCAGTCATAGTAAAACATCTGTAGTACCAGTTCAACCATAGTACTACAAGTACTCCCAGTTTATCTGCTATCACATGCAGCCTGACACCTATTAATGTACGTACAGTTATACACAAGAGTTTATATCTGGAAACTCTAATAAAACTCTAATCCAAGTATTTTAGTCcctttaacagtttttattgtaGTAGTATACTGTACATAGTAGTATGTCATATAGTTTATACTATTTAATTTCAGAGTATTTTTGTGATGATGAATTAGTTTGTTGGTTATGCCACCTCATTTTCCTATAACTGGTTACCAAATCCTTGCAGGCGTGGCCTGTAAATCCTGCAAGTATGAACACATTATTCAGGTGCAGATAAACAGGTTGCTTACAACACAATAATTGATTGTTACATTCACAGATTAGAGTCTGTCAGACATGAATCCTGTCAgtcatcagtcagtcaatcgtgattttctcttcttttaagtttaagttgcataaaaatactcaaaaccAAAAGGTTCCCAAACAGAAAAGgtcatcatcctcatcttcacctgtctgtctactgACACAGGTAACGTCTCCTCGCTTGACACCGAGCTCGCCACAAAACTCTCTAAAGAATCTGGGGACAGCCTTTTGTCATCGGGTATGTCCTTGGTGCCATCTTTGACATCATTGCCTCCACTGCCAGGAAGCCATGCTCCTCAGCTGCAGAGGAGGCGGGGCTTCAGCTCCTTCTTCTTGTCCAGTCAGGAGTACCAGTTTTTGCTCCTGCCGGACTTCCTGGGCCTCGCTGTGTCCTTCTTGTTCCTGGCCAGTGGCTGCAGCCTCCCCTTCGTCTACCTGGTGCCTTATGCCCTGAGCATGGGTGTCAGCCACCAGCACGCTGCGTTCCTCATGTCCATCCTGGGAGTCATCGACATCGTGGGGAACATTACCTTCGGCTGGCTGACGGACAGGAGGTACGATTTGCgcagtgattggtcagtggtgaaggtgtttttatgttttgtttttgttgtaattaAGGTATAACAATTTCTATATTTACAAAAGATATTCTTCCTCTGGGGCTTTTAGCCAAACAGCCTCAAATGCGTTACCACTAGAGCTGCATTGATTAGTTGACAGCACACAATAATCTACTGACAGCACATGATAAATAGAAACCTGTCTCTCTGACTGCAGGTGTCTGAAGCCGCACCGTGTGGCATGTTACGTGTTCTCAGTGTGGATGGAGGGTCTGTGCTGCCTCTTCACACCGCTGCTGCACTCCTTCACACTCCTTGTGCCCTTCGCTGTCCTCTATGGTTACTTCGACGGCGCCTATGTGGCGCTGATTCCCGTAGTGACATCAGATGTGGTGGGAGCCCCATATCTGTCCTCAGCTCTGGGCGTGGTCTACTTCCTGCATGCCATTCCCTACCTGGTCAGCCCACCCATCGGAGGTGAGGGAGGCTCATTGTCCTCAATTTTAAATAATCCTTAAATCAGATAAATGACTTATAAAAGAATTTTACTGTTCAAAAACATGGTGCTTTCAAGGATCATCCAACATCTGAGATTcacaagataaaataagatCAAAGTTACCAAGATACAGCAGCGATTAATCCTCTAACCTCTAATCTGATCCTGACCCTGACCCCAACCTGAACCCCGACAAACTTTAAACAGTTTGGGTTGATTGACATAAGAAGGTTTCAGGTGCTCACTGAACAGTATGGA
This window of the Thunnus thynnus unplaced genomic scaffold, fThuThy2.1 SCAFFOLD_89, whole genome shotgun sequence genome carries:
- the LOC137178789 gene encoding monocarboxylate transporter 12-B-like isoform X1, yielding MISGPGPERGSGGLVQSAAAAMVHGKVSSPDGGWGWVIVGCCFMVTVCTRAVTRCVSIFFVEFQAHFGADYSTTAWIHSLVDCTTMLCAPVGSLVGNRWSCRVSVMLGGLLSSCGLLLSSFTNSLETLYFSMGVLTGLGFALCYTPAIAMVGCYFQRRKALAYGIAMSGSGIGTFVLAPAVQLLIELYSWRGALLILSAFVGNLCICGALLRPITVREEKGQERAPTGEERLGDEIKSSICYMCLLIITSFHSNVSSLDTELATKLSKESGDSLLSSGMSLVPSLTSLPPLPGSHAPQLQRRRGFSSFFLSSQEYQFLLLPDFLGLAVSFLFLASGCSLPFVYLVPYALSMGVSHQHAAFLMSILGVIDIVGNITFGWLTDRRCLKPHRVACYVFSVWMEGLCCLFTPLLHSFTLLVPFAVLYGYFDGAYVALIPVVTSDVVGAPYLSSALGVVYFLHAIPYLVSPPIGGWLVDITGNYTATFFLSGTALLASALILSTTTGIRRCRRCHRRSHVTAVSKDSKHSEHKPLPLSLSDQSNCFVSFNKEAVSAAVDS
- the LOC137178789 gene encoding monocarboxylate transporter 12-B-like isoform X3 — translated: MVHGKVSSPDGGWGWVIVGCCFMVTVCTRAVTRCVSIFFVEFQAHFGADYSTTAWIHSLVDCTTMLCAPVGSLVGNRWSCRVSVMLGGLLSSCGLLLSSFTNSLETLYFSMGVLTGLGFALCYTPAIAMVGCYFQRRKALAYGIAMSGSGIGTFVLAPAVQLLIELYSWRGALLILSAFVGNLCICGALLRPITVREEKGQERAPTGEERLGDEIKSSICYMCLLIITSFHSNVSSLDTELATKLSKESGDSLLSSGMSLVPSLTSLPPLPGSHAPQLQRRRGFSSFFLSSQEYQFLLLPDFLGLAVSFLFLASGCSLPFVYLVPYALSMGVSHQHAAFLMSILGVIDIVGNITFGWLTDRRCLKPHRVACYVFSVWMEGLCCLFTPLLHSFTLLVPFAVLYGYFDGAYVALIPVVTSDVVGAPYLSSALGVVYFLHAIPYLVSPPIGGWLVDITGNYTATFFLSGTALLASALILSTTTGIRRCRRCHRRSHVTAVSKDSKHSEHKPLPLSLSDQSNCFVSFNKEAVSAAVDS
- the LOC137178789 gene encoding monocarboxylate transporter 12-B-like isoform X2, which produces MISGPGPERGSGGLVQSAAAAMVHGKVSSPDGGWGWVIVGCCFMVTVCTRAVTRCVSIFFVEFQAHFGADYSTTAWIHSLVDCTTMLCAPVGSLVGNRWSCRVSVMLGGLLSSCGLLLSSFTNSLETLYFSMGVLTGLGFALCYTPAIAMVGCYFQRRKALAYGIAMSGSGIGTFVLAPAVQLLIELYSWRGALLILSAFVGNLCICGALLRPITVREEKGQERAPTGEERLGNVSSLDTELATKLSKESGDSLLSSGMSLVPSLTSLPPLPGSHAPQLQRRRGFSSFFLSSQEYQFLLLPDFLGLAVSFLFLASGCSLPFVYLVPYALSMGVSHQHAAFLMSILGVIDIVGNITFGWLTDRRCLKPHRVACYVFSVWMEGLCCLFTPLLHSFTLLVPFAVLYGYFDGAYVALIPVVTSDVVGAPYLSSALGVVYFLHAIPYLVSPPIGGWLVDITGNYTATFFLSGTALLASALILSTTTGIRRCRRCHRRSHVTAVSKDSKHSEHKPLPLSLSDQSNCFVSFNKEAVSAAVDS